Proteins encoded together in one Neobacillus sp. FSL H8-0543 window:
- a CDS encoding nuclear transport factor 2 family protein, producing MTEVFFTVQDVLENYKNAVYEKDVEKFLSMYAPDMHIYDCWGNWESNGISSWKENVREWFNGLSEDGVLLKVEFNDLVVEENSNLAFVHCAVTFAAHQEENGEQLRQITNRFTYGLKKVNESWVIAHEHSSLPINIETGKGIFNLK from the coding sequence ATGACGGAGGTTTTTTTCACAGTTCAAGATGTTCTTGAAAATTACAAAAATGCAGTTTACGAAAAAGATGTTGAAAAATTCTTATCCATGTATGCTCCCGATATGCATATTTATGATTGCTGGGGGAACTGGGAGAGCAACGGTATTTCTTCATGGAAGGAAAACGTGAGAGAGTGGTTTAATGGATTGAGTGAGGATGGTGTTTTACTTAAAGTTGAATTTAATGACCTAGTTGTTGAAGAAAATTCAAATCTCGCATTTGTTCATTGTGCTGTAACCTTTGCTGCACACCAAGAAGAAAATGGTGAGCAACTTCGTCAGATAACAAATCGGTTTACATATGGTTTAAAAAAAGTGAATGAATCTTGGGTCATAGCTCATGAACATTCATCATTGCCTATAAATATTGAAACGGGTAAGGGAATTTTTAACTTGAAGTAA